From Deltaproteobacteria bacterium, one genomic window encodes:
- a CDS encoding alcohol dehydrogenase catalytic domain-containing protein encodes MRAAFCVAPGQFELRDVPEPAPAPGEVLIKIHNCGICGSDLHWYHGGGIPIPSVCPGHEISGEVAALGNGVRGVRAGDRVAIEPLLVCHECRYCRSGEYQLCRRMRIRGISADGGFADYVSMPESAVFPLPQSVDWELGAMAEPMAVCVHALRLAALPVGARVLVLGAGTIGLLAIVAARAAGAAEVLISARYPHQHAAAERLGARVFDASSEGAARLIDYGYHNPVDAVIETVGGVADTLNDAVQLVRAGGVVVVLGVFTGPVTCNGLLLVSKEVRIVGSLTYSRAGVRAEFEIALQLLAEQRTSLRPLVTHTFSLDRVGEGFAAASDKTSGAIKVTVTS; translated from the coding sequence ATGAGAGCGGCGTTCTGTGTTGCCCCGGGGCAGTTCGAGCTGCGTGACGTTCCCGAACCGGCGCCCGCTCCGGGCGAGGTCTTGATCAAGATCCACAACTGCGGCATCTGCGGCAGCGATCTACACTGGTATCACGGCGGCGGCATTCCGATTCCGTCGGTATGCCCCGGCCACGAAATCAGCGGCGAGGTGGCGGCGCTGGGTAACGGGGTGCGGGGCGTGCGCGCTGGCGACCGCGTCGCGATTGAACCGCTGCTGGTGTGTCACGAGTGTCGCTACTGTCGCAGCGGCGAGTACCAACTCTGCCGTCGGATGCGCATTCGCGGCATTAGTGCGGACGGCGGCTTTGCCGACTACGTGAGCATGCCGGAGTCCGCCGTCTTTCCGCTGCCGCAGTCGGTGGACTGGGAACTGGGTGCGATGGCTGAGCCGATGGCCGTGTGCGTGCATGCGCTGCGGCTCGCAGCGTTGCCGGTGGGCGCGCGGGTGTTGGTGCTGGGTGCGGGCACCATTGGTTTGCTGGCGATCGTGGCTGCACGCGCGGCCGGTGCGGCCGAGGTGTTGATCAGTGCGCGCTATCCGCACCAACACGCGGCGGCCGAACGGCTCGGGGCGCGAGTGTTTGACGCGAGCAGTGAGGGCGCGGCGCGATTGATCGACTACGGCTATCACAATCCCGTCGATGCCGTGATTGAAACCGTCGGCGGTGTAGCGGACACGCTCAACGATGCCGTGCAACTCGTTCGGGCGGGCGGCGTCGTGGTCGTGCTCGGCGTGTTTACCGGTCCGGTGACGTGCAACGGTTTGTTGCTGGTGTCGAAGGAGGTTCGCATCGTCGGTTCGCTGACCTATAGCCGCGCCGGCGTGCGCGCCGAATTCGAGATCGCGTTGCAGCTCCTCGCCGAGCAGCGCACGAGCTTGCGACCGCTGGTTACGCACACCTTCTCGCTCGATCGCGTCGGCGAGGGCTTTGCCGCGGCGAGCGACAAAACGTCTGGCGCGATCAAGGTGACGGTCACATCCTGA
- a CDS encoding transposase → MALPERKRPTTGVVVSSDGPTIVFVTVCTKDRRRWLATPQVHALLRTLWADSRAWRVGRYVLMPDHLHLFCAPGVSDISLARWVKYWKAQVTHHHRVADHQWQAGCWDTRLRTGESYERKWDYVRNNPVRQQLVGGAKDWPYQGELAVLPWY, encoded by the coding sequence ATGGCGTTGCCAGAACGCAAACGCCCGACGACCGGGGTTGTCGTTTCGTCGGACGGACCGACGATCGTCTTCGTCACTGTTTGCACCAAGGATCGTCGTCGTTGGCTTGCCACGCCGCAGGTCCACGCCCTGTTGCGAACGCTATGGGCGGACTCGCGCGCTTGGCGTGTTGGTCGGTACGTTCTCATGCCCGATCACCTTCATCTCTTCTGCGCCCCCGGGGTTTCCGACATCTCGCTGGCGCGTTGGGTGAAATACTGGAAGGCGCAAGTGACTCACCACCATCGTGTCGCGGACCATCAGTGGCAAGCCGGCTGCTGGGACACGCGCTTGCGAACCGGCGAGAGCTACGAGCGCAAGTGGGACTACGTGCGCAACAACCCGGTGCGACAACAGTTGGTCGGAGGCGCGAAGGATTGGCCGTATCAAGGCGAGTTGGCTGTTCTCCCCTGGTATTAG
- a CDS encoding thiamine pyrophosphate-binding protein: protein MAVVDGGTLVGRVLREQNVKHLFAINGGHTFPILANLRNNDIKLIHMRHEQACAYAADAYARTTAGVGVCSVTAGCGLTNAVTGLCVAGLTNSAVVCIAGQHPTTEDYLGSFQEAYGSDVCRSFSKYVKRVLDWSTIEFDLRLAFREALSPPQGVGLIEIPTNILYHGDDESKQRKGAKVYEPDAVRSQGDPAQIERALELLVRAERPLIACGDGIFWSQAGAELRELVDLTHIPAYARRAGQGAIAEDHPLAIRGSWKKPFTGRADVVLAIGFRFWSGEHFGEPPTWNDKATYIQADPVPSRIGWQVPAEVAIVGDPKLVLRQLIDTAKRLKLDFSRQRQSAWVKEVAEVRANYENLIDESEQKVRDRTPIHPDRLARDLCAVMDKDATVVIDSFTLSGWMTQWFRARFPGQVVDAGPLAPVGHGVGMAIGVQLARPGKQVVLVTGDGGLGIGGWDIETALRYDLPVQTVLWNNSSWGPSFEQMPLLKGRTDPFNMIENIRYDQMFKIMGCHGEHAEKPDEIVPALERAFKSGKASLINVVGDKRVGHPRLGGNLLGSTQV, encoded by the coding sequence ATGGCCGTTGTCGATGGAGGCACTCTGGTCGGTCGAGTCCTGCGCGAACAGAATGTGAAGCATTTGTTCGCGATCAATGGCGGACACACGTTCCCGATTCTTGCGAATCTGCGCAACAACGACATCAAGCTGATTCACATGCGGCACGAACAAGCGTGCGCGTACGCCGCCGATGCCTATGCGCGCACGACGGCGGGCGTCGGCGTGTGCAGCGTGACGGCGGGCTGCGGCCTGACCAACGCGGTGACTGGCTTGTGCGTGGCGGGACTGACGAACAGCGCCGTGGTGTGCATCGCCGGCCAGCATCCGACGACGGAGGACTACCTCGGTTCGTTCCAAGAGGCGTACGGCTCGGACGTCTGCCGCAGCTTTTCGAAGTACGTGAAGCGGGTGCTCGACTGGAGCACGATCGAATTCGATTTGCGGCTGGCTTTCCGCGAAGCCCTCAGTCCGCCGCAAGGGGTGGGTTTGATCGAGATTCCCACCAACATTCTCTATCACGGCGACGATGAGTCGAAGCAGCGCAAAGGCGCCAAGGTCTACGAGCCGGATGCCGTGCGCTCGCAAGGCGACCCGGCGCAAATCGAACGCGCGCTCGAACTGCTGGTGCGCGCGGAACGGCCGTTGATCGCGTGCGGCGATGGGATCTTCTGGTCACAGGCCGGCGCCGAGTTGCGCGAACTCGTCGACCTGACGCACATCCCAGCCTATGCGCGGCGAGCCGGGCAGGGTGCGATTGCCGAGGATCATCCGCTGGCGATCCGCGGCTCGTGGAAGAAGCCGTTCACCGGTCGCGCGGATGTGGTGTTGGCGATCGGCTTCCGCTTCTGGAGCGGCGAGCATTTCGGCGAGCCTCCGACATGGAACGACAAGGCGACCTATATCCAGGCCGATCCGGTGCCGAGCCGCATCGGGTGGCAGGTGCCGGCGGAAGTTGCGATCGTCGGCGATCCGAAGTTGGTGCTGCGCCAATTGATCGATACGGCCAAGCGCCTGAAGTTGGACTTCTCGCGTCAGCGCCAGTCGGCGTGGGTGAAGGAAGTCGCCGAGGTGCGTGCAAACTACGAGAACCTGATCGACGAGAGCGAACAGAAAGTGCGCGACCGCACCCCTATTCATCCCGATCGACTGGCGCGCGATCTGTGCGCGGTGATGGACAAGGACGCCACGGTCGTCATCGACTCGTTCACGCTCAGCGGTTGGATGACGCAGTGGTTCCGCGCTCGCTTTCCCGGACAAGTTGTCGATGCCGGTCCGCTGGCTCCGGTCGGTCATGGCGTCGGTATGGCGATCGGTGTGCAACTCGCGCGACCAGGTAAGCAAGTCGTGCTCGTCACCGGCGACGGCGGCCTCGGCATCGGCGGCTGGGACATCGAAACCGCGCTGCGCTACGATCTGCCAGTCCAAACCGTGCTGTGGAACAACAGCTCATGGGGCCCGAGCTTTGAGCAGATGCCGTTGCTCAAAGGCCGCACCGATCCGTTCAACATGATCGAGAACATCCGGTACGATCAGATGTTCAAGATCATGGGTTGTCACGGCGAGCACGCCGAGAAACCCGACGAGATCGTCCCGGCGCTCGAACGCGCGTTCAAGTCCGGCAAAGCGTCGCTGATCAACGTGGTTGGCGACAAACGCGTGGGGCATCCGCGCTTAGGCGGTAATCTGCTCGGATCGACGCAGGTCTGA
- a CDS encoding CoA transferase, with protein sequence MTASTRPLAGLTVLELGQIYNGPYCSLLLAHHGADVIKIESPQGDVLRRMDRSPGGASYPFLMLNANKRGVTINLKHERGRELFLQLTEHADVIVENFAAGVMERLGIGYDVVSVRNPRLVFASGSGFGTTGPYVGYPAMDFTIQALVGAMAITGYPDLPPVKCGPTFIDMLGATHLLAGILLALRERERTGRGQRVEVAMFDAAVPALLSYLAPFYELNQEITRSGNRHVVGGATPYNNFPCADGGYVAIMCVSNQHWLDLCRLMDRPDMLANARWHGVPERAADWQTIEAEVEKWTITRNRDDVAHAVAAAGIPSAPVRTLPEVGRDPHLVERAIVREVEYPGRGSVKVIGTPIKLSDDPEPSVTPPPTIGQHTDEVLSELLGLSAREIAALRDGGAI encoded by the coding sequence ATGACCGCGTCGACGCGACCGCTCGCCGGCCTCACCGTGCTCGAACTGGGGCAGATCTACAACGGCCCGTACTGCTCACTCCTGCTCGCGCATCACGGCGCCGACGTCATCAAGATCGAGTCGCCGCAGGGCGACGTCTTGCGGCGCATGGACCGCTCGCCCGGCGGCGCCAGCTATCCGTTCCTCATGCTCAACGCCAACAAGCGCGGCGTCACCATCAACCTCAAGCACGAGCGCGGACGCGAGCTGTTTCTGCAGCTCACCGAACATGCAGACGTGATCGTCGAAAACTTCGCCGCCGGCGTGATGGAACGACTCGGCATCGGCTACGACGTGGTCAGCGTGCGCAATCCGCGCCTCGTCTTCGCCTCTGGCAGCGGCTTCGGCACCACCGGTCCATATGTCGGCTACCCCGCGATGGACTTCACCATTCAGGCCCTCGTCGGCGCGATGGCCATCACCGGCTACCCCGACTTACCGCCGGTGAAGTGTGGACCGACGTTCATCGATATGCTCGGCGCCACGCATCTGCTCGCCGGAATCCTGCTTGCGTTGCGGGAGCGCGAACGAACCGGACGCGGGCAACGTGTCGAAGTCGCGATGTTCGACGCCGCCGTCCCCGCCCTGCTCAGCTATCTCGCGCCGTTCTACGAACTGAACCAGGAAATCACTCGCAGCGGCAATCGGCATGTCGTTGGTGGTGCCACGCCGTACAACAACTTCCCCTGCGCCGATGGCGGCTACGTCGCCATCATGTGCGTGTCGAACCAACACTGGCTCGATCTCTGCCGCTTGATGGACCGTCCCGACATGCTCGCCAACGCGCGCTGGCACGGCGTGCCCGAGCGCGCCGCCGATTGGCAGACGATCGAAGCCGAAGTTGAAAAATGGACGATCACTCGCAACCGCGATGACGTGGCGCACGCCGTCGCCGCCGCCGGCATCCCCAGCGCACCGGTGCGGACGCTCCCCGAAGTCGGCCGCGATCCGCACCTCGTCGAACGCGCCATCGTGCGCGAGGTCGAGTATCCCGGACGCGGCAGCGTGAAGGTGATCGGCACGCCGATCAAACTCTCGGACGATCCGGAGCCCTCAGTGACGCCACCGCCAACGATCGGACAACATACCGACGAGGTGTTGTCTGAGTTGCTCGGTTTGTCAGCGCGGGAGATCGCCGCTCTGCGCGACGGCGGCGCGATCTGA
- a CDS encoding glutathione S-transferase family protein, with the protein MKLYNMNLSNFASKCRLAIYEKNAPVDIVAIPGGELKSPEYLKVYPLGKTPALEVNGQIIGESEVIVEYFEEKFPDKPLLPKDPESRARSRGFGRFHDLYLEPPIRALFPQVAAKEKDQKLIADKLAEIKTRFDQLEGMLSSGPYALGSAFTLADCAVIPTMFFANLLLPMLGGAAPTEGRPKLAAWWAKVQERPAVQKVLGEQQQALMEMQQRR; encoded by the coding sequence ATGAAGCTCTACAACATGAACCTGAGCAACTTCGCTTCGAAGTGCCGGCTGGCGATCTACGAGAAGAACGCGCCGGTCGACATCGTCGCGATTCCCGGCGGCGAGTTGAAGTCACCCGAGTATTTGAAAGTCTACCCACTCGGGAAGACGCCGGCGCTGGAAGTGAACGGGCAGATCATCGGCGAATCGGAAGTCATCGTCGAATACTTCGAAGAGAAGTTTCCCGACAAGCCGTTGCTGCCGAAGGACCCCGAGAGCCGGGCGCGGTCGCGTGGCTTCGGCCGTTTCCACGATCTGTATCTCGAACCACCGATCCGGGCGCTGTTCCCGCAAGTGGCGGCGAAGGAGAAGGATCAGAAGTTGATCGCCGACAAGCTGGCGGAAATCAAAACCCGCTTCGATCAACTCGAAGGCATGTTGTCGTCGGGGCCGTACGCGTTGGGGAGCGCGTTCACGCTGGCCGACTGCGCGGTGATCCCGACGATGTTCTTCGCTAACTTGCTGTTGCCGATGCTCGGTGGCGCGGCGCCGACCGAGGGGCGTCCGAAGCTCGCCGCATGGTGGGCCAAGGTGCAAGAGCGCCCCGCCGTGCAGAAGGTGCTCGGCGAGCAGCAGCAGGCTCTGATGGAGATGCAGCAGCGGCGGTAG
- a CDS encoding enoyl-CoA hydratase/isomerase family protein → MGYEFIKYEKDGRIARIMINRPEVMNSLHPMANQELSAIFDDFAGDPECWVAIVTGAGEKAFSAGNDLKYSAQHGMGAVSMGKGGFGGLTARFDLFKPVIAAVNGFALGGGFEIALACDIIVAADHARFGLPEPKVGLAALAGGMQRLPRHIPPKIAMGLMLTGRHLMAADALKLGIVNEVVPFKDLAATADRWANEILECSPTSVRATKQVALLSEGMPLEDSLKKSYPLVGALFGSEDMMEGVTAFAQKRKPQWKGK, encoded by the coding sequence ATGGGCTACGAATTCATCAAATACGAGAAGGACGGGCGCATCGCCCGCATCATGATCAATCGGCCGGAGGTGATGAATTCCCTGCACCCGATGGCGAATCAGGAACTGTCGGCGATCTTCGACGATTTCGCGGGCGATCCCGAGTGTTGGGTGGCGATCGTCACCGGCGCGGGTGAGAAGGCGTTCTCGGCGGGCAACGACCTGAAGTACTCGGCGCAGCACGGCATGGGTGCGGTATCGATGGGCAAGGGCGGTTTTGGCGGCCTCACCGCGCGCTTCGATTTGTTCAAGCCGGTGATCGCGGCGGTCAACGGCTTCGCGCTCGGTGGCGGGTTCGAGATCGCGCTCGCGTGCGACATCATCGTCGCCGCCGATCACGCCCGCTTCGGCTTGCCGGAGCCCAAGGTCGGCTTGGCGGCGCTGGCCGGCGGCATGCAGCGATTGCCGCGCCACATTCCGCCGAAAATCGCGATGGGTCTGATGCTCACCGGCCGTCATCTGATGGCGGCGGATGCGCTCAAACTCGGCATCGTCAACGAGGTCGTGCCGTTTAAGGACTTGGCGGCCACGGCGGATCGCTGGGCGAATGAGATTCTCGAATGCTCGCCAACCTCGGTGCGCGCCACTAAGCAGGTCGCACTCCTCAGCGAGGGGATGCCGCTCGAAGATTCGCTCAAGAAATCCTATCCGTTGGTCGGTGCCCTGTTCGGGTCGGAAGACATGATGGAGGGCGTTACAGCGTTTGCGCAGAAGCGCAAGCCGCAGTGGAAGGGGAAGTAA
- a CDS encoding PKD domain-containing protein, with protein MSSVRRLLLLSLLLSTAVLLSSCRSCTEAPPPPQPRRIEGKLPPPPPPRVAAPEVPTTPEPPHCAVVAVPPNIEGKAPFNASMQAEGGCTDGPSLFEWDFGDGTPHVKEQSPNHVYEKPGEYNTTVTIRDPDGRTDSDSVTITVTP; from the coding sequence ATGTCGTCCGTACGCCGCTTGTTGCTCCTCAGTCTGTTGCTTTCCACGGCCGTCCTGCTTTCGTCGTGCCGGTCGTGCACCGAAGCCCCGCCGCCACCGCAACCACGACGAATCGAGGGCAAGCTGCCGCCGCCACCGCCGCCCCGGGTCGCCGCACCGGAAGTGCCGACCACGCCCGAGCCGCCGCACTGCGCGGTCGTCGCCGTACCTCCCAACATCGAAGGCAAGGCGCCGTTCAACGCTTCGATGCAGGCCGAAGGCGGCTGCACCGACGGACCCTCCCTCTTCGAATGGGACTTCGGCGATGGGACGCCGCACGTCAAGGAGCAGAGCCCAAACCACGTTTACGAAAAGCCGGGCGAGTACAACACGACCGTTACCATTCGCGACCCCGACGGGCGGACCGACAGCGACTCGGTGACCATCACCGTCACTCCGTAG
- a CDS encoding PKD domain-containing protein — MNRNARARHWITQAPLLLCLALMGCRFIGCGGAGDADVSDSAAVPAAGRIVAPSMGAGLIIAPTAPPAEESDDSADEPGSGFTFDADAEPTSGGAPLDVEFTLTIEDPPAGLTFRWDFGDASPPVTVKSPIHRYRNAGEYTAVLTLAGPEIDETREFSIDVTEEGFDVDIEADPDIGPAPLKTKLSAVVPDDMENDVAAYEWSFGDGGSTRGKNAEHVYIAAGTYTLKLTVTHTNGQQGSKEIEIQVDEPEQTEPNGEEPTD; from the coding sequence ATGAATCGGAACGCGCGCGCGCGCCACTGGATCACGCAAGCGCCATTGCTCTTGTGCCTCGCACTGATGGGCTGCCGCTTCATCGGTTGCGGCGGGGCAGGCGACGCTGACGTGAGTGATTCCGCTGCGGTACCCGCGGCCGGACGCATCGTCGCCCCGTCGATGGGAGCCGGACTCATCATCGCCCCAACCGCGCCGCCCGCCGAGGAGTCCGACGACAGCGCCGACGAGCCGGGGAGCGGTTTCACTTTCGACGCCGACGCCGAACCAACCTCCGGCGGCGCGCCTCTCGATGTCGAGTTCACGCTCACCATCGAGGATCCGCCTGCGGGTCTCACCTTCCGCTGGGACTTCGGCGACGCCAGCCCGCCGGTGACCGTCAAGAGCCCCATCCACCGCTATCGCAACGCAGGCGAATACACGGCGGTGTTGACGCTCGCCGGACCGGAGATCGACGAGACGCGCGAGTTCAGCATCGACGTCACCGAGGAAGGCTTCGACGTCGACATCGAAGCCGATCCCGACATCGGCCCGGCGCCGCTGAAAACGAAACTGTCCGCTGTGGTCCCGGACGATATGGAGAACGATGTGGCCGCGTACGAGTGGTCGTTCGGTGACGGCGGCTCGACGCGCGGCAAGAACGCGGAACACGTCTACATCGCGGCGGGGACCTACACGCTGAAGCTCACGGTCACCCACACCAACGGGCAGCAGGGCAGCAAGGAGATCGAAATCCAAGTGGATGAACCCGAGCAGACCGAACCCAACGGAGAGGAGCCGACGGACTGA
- a CDS encoding DUF4236 domain-containing protein: MPFFLRKAMTFGPLRLNVSKSGLGVSVGVKGARIGIRGSDGQPYVHGGRYGLYYRQNLGSVKPGGGGTSQGTRPVKRDAEAQIERATAIVVEVLEETRDDWLPTFRYELDITLHPSGKFEDEDSATTKEKRRLADELVEEAQGRLTREGFPVGDEKFDRVTGATLSELMLQMAFPVESRQPWGVELDDMLGRVADVATQIVHLRRFDTWARVAPGGQLPTDQRVWSQRVGDVAMELNNIIMLELKRQGLVLESNPIYLARLNDVAADVVGASILHPTPDVISWHHQGCPPRGAAPSVDPEQQMKADPELAQPAPQLHGGVMAVWLF, translated from the coding sequence ATGCCATTTTTCCTTCGCAAGGCGATGACGTTCGGTCCGCTTCGACTGAACGTATCCAAGTCGGGTCTCGGGGTGTCAGTCGGCGTCAAGGGCGCGAGGATAGGGATTCGCGGTTCAGACGGCCAGCCGTACGTGCACGGCGGGCGGTACGGGTTGTACTACAGGCAGAATCTGGGGTCGGTGAAGCCGGGCGGTGGTGGCACCAGCCAAGGGACGCGTCCCGTGAAGCGTGATGCTGAAGCTCAGATCGAGCGCGCTACTGCAATTGTTGTTGAAGTGCTTGAGGAAACACGTGACGACTGGCTCCCTACCTTCCGGTACGAACTCGATATCACGTTGCACCCGAGTGGAAAATTTGAGGATGAGGACTCCGCGACGACGAAAGAGAAGAGACGACTTGCCGACGAATTGGTGGAAGAGGCTCAAGGGCGGCTCACGCGTGAGGGCTTCCCGGTCGGCGACGAAAAGTTCGATCGAGTGACTGGCGCTACCCTAAGCGAATTGATGCTACAAATGGCCTTTCCCGTGGAGTCGCGTCAGCCGTGGGGCGTGGAGCTCGACGACATGCTCGGCAGAGTCGCGGACGTGGCCACGCAAATTGTGCATCTACGCAGGTTCGATACATGGGCAAGAGTGGCTCCAGGCGGCCAACTACCCACCGACCAACGGGTATGGAGTCAGCGGGTAGGGGATGTAGCGATGGAATTGAATAATATCATCATGCTTGAGTTGAAACGCCAAGGGCTGGTGCTGGAGAGCAATCCGATCTACCTGGCGCGTCTCAACGACGTAGCCGCCGACGTGGTGGGAGCGAGCATCTTGCACCCCACACCCGATGTGATCTCGTGGCACCACCAGGGTTGCCCACCCAGAGGAGCCGCCCCCTCGGTCGACCCAGAGCAACAAATGAAGGCGGACCCTGAGTTGGCGCAGCCCGCGCCACAGCTTCACGGCGGGGTCATGGCCGTATGGCTTTTCTAG
- a CDS encoding class I SAM-dependent methyltransferase — MTQTSDPAQFFADRSRSYVRFVRSVRYPQGLRGFFLSSPLLRSDLRVLDAGCGTGIVTLALREALLRRGLRPGITHGFDLTPAMIERFRQSLRTRAIENVDLVQADVLRLDTLPTSWNNYDLIVSASMLEYVPPNRLVDALRGLRGLLNEEGTLLLFITRRNCLTRPLIGHWWASNLYTAQEIEEAFRQAGFSAIAFRNFPLAVAYLALWGHIVEARR, encoded by the coding sequence ATGACCCAGACCTCCGATCCCGCTCAGTTCTTTGCGGATAGAAGCCGAAGCTACGTTCGTTTCGTCCGCTCCGTGCGCTATCCGCAAGGGCTTCGCGGCTTCTTCCTGAGTTCGCCGTTGCTCCGTTCCGATCTCCGGGTACTTGACGCGGGCTGTGGGACCGGCATCGTCACGCTCGCGTTGCGCGAGGCTCTCCTGCGTCGCGGCCTTCGTCCTGGAATCACACACGGCTTCGATCTCACTCCGGCGATGATCGAGCGCTTCCGCCAGTCGCTGCGAACGCGGGCGATCGAAAACGTGGACCTCGTGCAGGCCGATGTCCTTCGACTGGATACGCTTCCGACTTCCTGGAACAACTACGACCTCATCGTTTCAGCCTCGATGTTGGAATACGTTCCGCCGAATCGATTGGTCGACGCGCTGCGCGGGCTGCGTGGACTGCTGAACGAAGAGGGCACGCTCTTGCTCTTCATCACGCGACGAAACTGCCTGACGCGGCCACTCATCGGCCACTGGTGGGCGTCGAATCTCTACACCGCGCAAGAGATCGAGGAAGCATTCCGTCAGGCGGGCTTCTCAGCGATCGCCTTCCGGAACTTCCCGCTCGCGGTCGCCTACCTTGCTCTGTGGGGTCATATCGTCGAGGCGCGACGCTGA